AATTCGCGAGTTACAGGAAACCCTGATCAAACATGGGCCACGCCACACGGAAGTATTAACTTTATATGCGCGTCTGGCGCTGGCCGAACAGCAGAAAATCTTTAATCCTTCTGGTGGCGGGCGACGCATTATTATTGCCACCAACGTAGCAGAAACAGCTTTAACCGTTCCGAATATCCGGTATGTGATTGATAGCGGTTTTGCCCGTATTTCGCGTTATAACTATCGTTCACGGGTGCAACGTCTACCAATTGAAGCCGTTTCTCAGGCAGCCGCGAACCAGCGTAAAGGTCGTTGTGGTCGTATTGCGCCGGGTGTCTGTATACGCCTGTATTCTGAAGATGATTTCCTCAGCCGTCCAGAGTTTACCGAACCGGAAATCAAGCGAACCAACCTGGCATCTGTAATTTTGCAGATGCAAAGTCTGGGGCTGGGTTCACTCGAAGACTTCGACTTCATTGAGCCACCAGATCACCGTCTGGTGAATGATGGACGTAAGTTGCTCATTGAGCTGGGGGCTTTATCCGAGAAAAAACTTGAGCTTACCAAAATCGGTTATCAAATGGCGAAAATGCCAATTGACCCGCGTTTAGCCCGTATGATTCTCGGTGGGGCACATTTTGGCGTGCTGAATGAGGTTCTGGTGATTGTGGCAGCACTTGCGGTGCAAGATCCACGTGAACGTCCTGCGGATAAACAGATGCAGGCAGATCAGAAACATGCCTTGTTCCGTGAAGCTGATTCTGATTTCCTGTTCTATATCAAGCTCTGGGAGACGCTGCACAATAACCGCGAAAGCATGAGTGAAAATAAGCGCCGTACTTTTGCGCGTAATCACTTCCTGAGCTGGCTGCGTCTGCGTGAATGGAAGAAAACTCATGAGCAGCTGGTGGAGTTGGCTAAGGGTTTAAAACTGTCATTTAATGAAAAGAAAGCCAGTTATGAAAATCTGCACCGTGCCTTGTTGACCGGTCTCTTATCGTTTATCGCCAACAAGACCGATGAGCGTAATGTTTTTATGGCGGTGCGTCAGCAAAAAGCACGGATTTTCCCGGCATCGACTTTGCACAAGACCAATACCCCGTGGGTCATGGCCTTTGAGATGGTGGAAACTTCTCAGGTATATTTACGCACCCTGGCCAAGATTGAACCAGAATGGATTCTGCTGGCGGCACGTGACTTGCTCAAGCATCATTATTTTGAACCGCACTGGTCGAAAAAAGCCGGTGTGGTGAATGCTTATGACCAGATTTCCTTGTTCGGTCTGATTATTGAGCCGAAACGCCCGATTAATTATGAAAAAGTGGATCAAGAAGCTGCACATGAAATTTTCTTACGCGATGCTTTAACTACTGGTCATCTGGGTATTAGTCCGCCATTTTTAAAGCATAACCTGCTCAAACTGGAAGAAGTAGAGCGGGTTGAAGATAAATTGCGCCGTCGTGATCTGGTGGTTGATGAAGAAACCATTTACCAGTTCTATGCCTCGAAAGTGCCGCCTGAAGTGGCCAGCCGTCGTACTTTTGAAGACTGGCGTGCCACGGTTGAGCCTCAGAATCCGCGTTATTTATTTGTCGATGATGATGCGCTATGGCTGAATGACCGGCCGACGACACAACAATTTCCGGACTATTTGCACAATGGTAGCCTGCGTCTGGCTGCAACCTATCGTTTTGACCCGAGTCATGATGAAGATGGCGCGACAGTTAAAATTCCCCTGCAAGCCTTAGCCCAGGTCGATGAAGGTATCTGGTCATGGGGGATTCCGGGTTGGCGTCTGGATCTGATTGAAGCATTGCTAAAAGCTTTGCCGAAGGATAAGCGCCGTAATCTGGTGCCGATTCCGGATACTGCACAAAAACTCATAGCAAAAGTAGATGCGCAGGATTTACAGAAACATATTTTTAGTTTCTTGGCATTCCAGTTGCGAGGCGATCAAATCACGGAGAAAGATTTCAGCTTTGACCGGGTCGATCAGTATCTGTTGCCTTTTATTAAAGTTACTGATGAAAAAGGCCGTGTCATTGAACAAGGGCGTGATCTTGCTGAGCTGAAAGCGCGCTGTCGGACTGAAACGCATAGTCCGGTCAAACAGCTTAAAGGTGAATTTAAAACCTTCCCGGAAAGCTTTGTATTTGAAGCCTCACAAAAAGTCACCGGTGTCGTGGTCAAGCAGTACCAGGCGCTGGTTCCGACTAAAGCTTTTTCTGCCCTGGAGCAGAAAGATGAATCGGGTGTGGTGATTCAGACTTTTAATGATCAGGCTGAAGCGATCAAAAAACATCGTGAAGGAGTGATCCGACTGGTGCATATGCAACTCGGAGACTTGACCCGCCAGTTGAAAAAACAGATTTCCAAACCTCTGGCGCTGGCTTATTCACCACTCGGTGATAAGGCACAACTGGAACAAATGTTAGTTTATGCCACACTGCACATGTCTATTAATGAATTACCTGTCAATGCGCAAGAGTTCCAAAAACTGGTTGAAGATGTAAAAAAATCTTTCTTGACTTATGGCCAAGTTGCCCTGAAAGAGATCACGGATATTTATATCCAGTGGCAGGAAATCCGCCGGAAATTATTGGTTTTAGATCATTCTGTGTTTGAAAAAAATATCAATGATATTGAAGATCAACTTGATTTAATGAGCCTTTCTGACTTTGTGTATCGTAAACCTTCCGATGTATGGATCGAATTTCCACGTTATTTGAAAGCCTTGATCTTGCGTTTGGAGCGCTTGCCCAATAATCTACAAAGGGACAATTCCGCCATTGACCAAATTGATCAATGGATGGAAAAATTATTCAAGTTTAAAGATGACCCTCGCCTGAAAGAATTGTATTTCATGGTCGAGGAGTTAAGAATCTCATTGTTTTCACAACCGATGAAAACAAAAGCACCTGTGTCTCCAACTCGCTTGCAAAAAGTATGGGATCGTCTTGGAATCAGTTAAGATATAGGTAATTCAGATAAGGAATTTTACATGGGCATCCGCATTACGGGTACTGGCTTATTCCATCCGGAACATGTCATCACCAATGAAGAATTAGTTGAAAGTTTAAATGCTTATGTGGAACTGTTTAATCACGAAAATGCTGACAAAATCGCTGCAGGCGAAGTTGAAGCGCGTCGTGGTTCTAGCGCAGACTTTATTGAAAAAGCATCTGGCGTACAACGCCGTTATGTCGTAGAAAAATCAGGTATTCTTGATCCAAAACGCTTACGTCCTAATTTACGTGAACGTGCAGATGATGAAATTTCACTGCAAGCAGAATGGGGCGTAATCGCAGCCAAACAGGCGATGGAAAATGCCGGTGTGACTGCCGAAGACATTGATATCGTGATCTTGTCATGCTCGAATTTGCAACGTGCTTATCCTGCCGTAGCGATCGAGATTCAAACCGCTCTAGGTATCAAAGGCTATGCCTATGACATGAACGTGGCGTGTTCTGCAGCAACATTTGGTCTGAAACAGGCTTATGATGCGATCAAAGCAGGCGCGCGCCGTGTGTTATTGGTGAATGTGGAAATTACCTCTGCACATACCGATTTCCGTTCACGTGACTGTCACTTTATTTTTGGTGATGTGGCAACCGCTTCAATTATTGAAAATACCGACAGCAAAACCGGTTTTGAAATTCTGGATTCTGAGTTGTTTACCCAGTTCTCGAATAACATCCGCAATAACTTTGGTTTCTTGAATACCTCTGAAAATGCTGACATTGACGACAAACGTTTCCGTCAGGATGGTCGTAAGGTATTTAAAGAAGTCTGTCCACTGGTTGCGAAAATGATTACTGCGCAACTGGAAAAGAATCAGATTGAGCCGACAGGTGTTAAACGCTTCTGGTTACA
The nucleotide sequence above comes from Acinetobacter lwoffii. Encoded proteins:
- the hrpA gene encoding ATP-dependent RNA helicase HrpA codes for the protein MQSHLNVDQWIMARDRHRLNRLKKGKDADAKQYQELFEKSNLKVRQQLERLPNIKLNQDLPVTQYADKLITAIQKHQVIIVAGETGSGKTTQLPQIAMLAGRGLTGMIGHTQPRRLAARSVSQRIAEEVGEKLGESISFKVRFTEQGSQDSIVRLMTDGILLAELTHDRYLTKYDTIIIDEAHERSLNIDFIMGYLKQLLPRRPDLKVIITSATLDVNRFSSYFNGAPIFEVEGRSFPVELRYRPISEMSIGGSDDDEFDDFEENLPRAVVKAVEECFQDAQEKGHPEHADILIFASTEQEIRELQETLIKHGPRHTEVLTLYARLALAEQQKIFNPSGGGRRIIIATNVAETALTVPNIRYVIDSGFARISRYNYRSRVQRLPIEAVSQAAANQRKGRCGRIAPGVCIRLYSEDDFLSRPEFTEPEIKRTNLASVILQMQSLGLGSLEDFDFIEPPDHRLVNDGRKLLIELGALSEKKLELTKIGYQMAKMPIDPRLARMILGGAHFGVLNEVLVIVAALAVQDPRERPADKQMQADQKHALFREADSDFLFYIKLWETLHNNRESMSENKRRTFARNHFLSWLRLREWKKTHEQLVELAKGLKLSFNEKKASYENLHRALLTGLLSFIANKTDERNVFMAVRQQKARIFPASTLHKTNTPWVMAFEMVETSQVYLRTLAKIEPEWILLAARDLLKHHYFEPHWSKKAGVVNAYDQISLFGLIIEPKRPINYEKVDQEAAHEIFLRDALTTGHLGISPPFLKHNLLKLEEVERVEDKLRRRDLVVDEETIYQFYASKVPPEVASRRTFEDWRATVEPQNPRYLFVDDDALWLNDRPTTQQFPDYLHNGSLRLAATYRFDPSHDEDGATVKIPLQALAQVDEGIWSWGIPGWRLDLIEALLKALPKDKRRNLVPIPDTAQKLIAKVDAQDLQKHIFSFLAFQLRGDQITEKDFSFDRVDQYLLPFIKVTDEKGRVIEQGRDLAELKARCRTETHSPVKQLKGEFKTFPESFVFEASQKVTGVVVKQYQALVPTKAFSALEQKDESGVVIQTFNDQAEAIKKHREGVIRLVHMQLGDLTRQLKKQISKPLALAYSPLGDKAQLEQMLVYATLHMSINELPVNAQEFQKLVEDVKKSFLTYGQVALKEITDIYIQWQEIRRKLLVLDHSVFEKNINDIEDQLDLMSLSDFVYRKPSDVWIEFPRYLKALILRLERLPNNLQRDNSAIDQIDQWMEKLFKFKDDPRLKELYFMVEELRISLFSQPMKTKAPVSPTRLQKVWDRLGIS
- a CDS encoding beta-ketoacyl-ACP synthase III, whose product is MGIRITGTGLFHPEHVITNEELVESLNAYVELFNHENADKIAAGEVEARRGSSADFIEKASGVQRRYVVEKSGILDPKRLRPNLRERADDEISLQAEWGVIAAKQAMENAGVTAEDIDIVILSCSNLQRAYPAVAIEIQTALGIKGYAYDMNVACSAATFGLKQAYDAIKAGARRVLLVNVEITSAHTDFRSRDCHFIFGDVATASIIENTDSKTGFEILDSELFTQFSNNIRNNFGFLNTSENADIDDKRFRQDGRKVFKEVCPLVAKMITAQLEKNQIEPTGVKRFWLHQANASMNELILKLVVGKENAKPGLVPIILNEFANTSSAGVIIALHRTAHEVEDGEYGVLCSFGAGYSVGSILVQKRVA